AGATGAAAGATAATATAGTATTGCTTAATGGGAAAGTATAAAAAAAAGCGTCGTTCCAACACGTAGAATCCGACAAAACCTGCATAAAACAAAATGATCAGAAACTGGATGTCACTGGGTTGCGCCCCATAAAATCCAGCAGTGACATTTGTATTGGCCCCCGGCAGGAAAAATAAGACCATACTTGGCATTAAACTGCTGAACAGGATAAGCTTGATCAACCACTCCGGCACCCACTCCTTAAAAATACCTTTCACTATGGCTGTTTTTTTGATACCGAGACATTTACATTCATTCCCGAAAGAAGCTGTTGAGCTCCCCTTTGCTTATCCAGCTCAATGCGAACAGGTACGCGTTGTACAATCTTCACAAAGTTGCCCGTTGCATTATCTGGCGGTAAAAGGGAGAAAGCTGATCCTGTAGCCGGGGAGATGGAAATAATTTTGCCATAAAATTTCTGATCCGGATAGGCATCCGCCACCACCTCCACCCTATTGCCAAGATGCAAATAGCGCAGTTGCGTTTCCTTAAAATTAGCCGTCACCCAGGTTGGGGTTTCTCTATTGACGATAAAGCCCAAAACTTCACCAGCACTTATCATTTGACCTTTTTCAATGGTGCGTTTGCCAATCTGCCCATCGTAGGGTGCGCGAATAACGGTATACCCAACATCAAGCCGCTTGCGGCCAACAGCTGCAGTCAAACGAACGCGCTCGGCATCAACGACACCTTTTTTCATGTCCACATCGTGCACCCTTTCCTGTGAAGCCTGCAATTTATGTTTTAACGAAGCCAGTTCACTCTTGTAGACATCCAAAGTCGCTTTTACATCCTCCAGTTGCTGTGCTGTTGCAGACTTTTCTTGAAACAGGTAATTGTATCGATCATACTCCAATTGTTGTTTCGTTACACGTGCCTCACCAGCAGCAATGGATGTCCGCAAAGATTCATGCTCTGCCTGGAGGATTTCTTTTTGACTATGAAGAACATTGATCTCTGCTGCTTCCTTATTGACGGATGCAGCTACCTGATCCGCCTCATATTTATATTCCTTATTATCAATAAGCAATAGGGTATCACCTCGTTTAACCAATTGATGATCGTGATAATGCACGGAAACCACATAACCTCCTACGCGGGAAACAATGGGATTGATGTACTGTGTTACTTGCGCATCATTGGTGTAGGTATACCGCACGCGCATCCATAAGGTGTTAGCGCCCCATAACAATAATGCCAACAAGACAATTGCGGCCAACCAGTTGGTGATTCGAGTGAGTTGTGCTTCCACAACTGTTCTGCGTGATTTAGGTTTCATTAGATAGTACCCTTCAAAAATTCGATAAAATAATAATGTTTCTGTAGCGCAATATGTGCGGTTTCAAGATCAAAAAGTGTTTTTAAGTATTGCATATCCGCATCTAGAAGATCTGTAATCAGCGCCGATGATTTAAAATACCTGTTCTTTATAATCCGTGCATTTTCCAGTGCCAGTGCCTTATTGTTTTGGCAGACGTCCTGCTGCTTGATCGCCAATTGATAATCCAAGAGCGCCTGTAACAACTGATTTTCCAGAATTTCCTCCTCATGATGGTGTTTCACCTGTTGCCGGTCCAGGGCTATTTGTGCTCCGCGCACCACATTCCTATTGAGATAAATAGCTGATATTGGTATGTTTAATTTAAGCCCTGTAATACTCAGATTATACCAGCTGGGGTTATAGGGATAAAGGAAAACCTGGGGATTGGCAAAGGTAAATGTGCTGGTCAACCCCAATTCAGGAAGATAATTTGATCGGGCCTGTTTGACTGATAATTTCTTCAAAACAACTTCCTGTTCGGATTTTTGGAGGGAAAAAGCATGGCTTCGTGCTTCGGCAACAAGCGTTTCATAACTGGGGTTTTCCACTTTAAAAGGCTCGCTCAAGGGGATAATCTCCGCTGTAATACCTCCAATAAGCTGCAGTTTCTGATTTGCAGCCTGAATATCATGACCGATCTGAACGAGCAACAGTTCCCGTTTCGAAAGTTCTAACGAAATACGCAAAACGTCACTGTGCAAGACAACACCCGCCGTATACAGATGTTCAATCTCCTGGAGTTGTACCCGTTGATCAGCAATATCCTGCTCGATTAAAGATTTATTACTATACGACAGTTCCAAATCCAAAAAAAGATTGCAAACCTCCAATTTCGTCTGCGCCGCAGCATTCTTCCAATCGATCCGGGCCAGCTCATTTTCCAATTTTTTGGACTCAATTTTCATCAGATCGCGATGCCCATTGTAGAGATTCAGATAAAAATCCAAACCGCTATCGTACAAGTAATGAATGATATCATGCTGGGCGGGTTTATTTAAAAGGCCTTGATCATAAACAGGCATATTACTCGCATAACTGGCAGAAGCTCTGGCGGAGATTTTGGGCAGCAGTTCCATGCGTTGCTGCTGGACTGCCACCTCACTTTCTTTGAGCTGCAAATAGGACTGCTCGACGTATTTACTGTTCTGTAGTGCTTTGTCGATCATGTCTTTCAGCGACATACGCAAAGAATCGAGGGCGAAGGTGTCCGAAATAGTGAATACTAACAATCCCATAGTTAGTATTCCTTTTGCCCAATAGGGAGGAAAAAAGTTCACGTGTGCTCTATTATTTTTTTGCGTTGCAAACTTAGACACTTATTACAACTTGGATTTCTTCACAAACGCCAATATGTTACGGAAAAAAGACATTTTTTCATCAATTCAAGCAAAAGACCAATATCTGCCAAATAGGGTTTGCGCCACTCTTTTTACAGCCTATAAAAAAAGCCTCTCAAATGTTGATTTGAGAGGCCTTTCGGGGATGGTATAAAACCAGATTATCCGTATAAAGAATCTTCTATTGCATTCCACAATTGTATTCTTTTTTGTAGCGCGATTTTACTGATCTCCTTCATTTCTGCCCATTTAACGTCATCGTCCTTCGCAAGATCTGTGATCATCTGCATGGCCAAAGGTCCGTGCTCGTCGCCGTCCAGATCAATATGACGCTGGAAATAATAAATAAAGCTATCCAGATTGGCTGTAGGGAAATTTGTTTTAATTTCTTCCAAGATAGAGGTAAACATTCCCGGAATAAGATCTTCACGCCCGAACGTAAAGGCGGCAGCAATTTTATGCACCTCACCTTCAGCAATCACTTCGAATGTAAAATTCAAAAAGTCTTTGATCCGCTTATCCAATGTCGTCGTCGCGATGACATCGAATATGTCGCTCGATTTTTTGGCATGACCGATAAATTTATTGACCAGATGAAGATCGGCACCCATGGCATCCATGGCGTCCAGATACATTTCAAAATGGCTCAAACGGCGGCCATCAATGTATTCGTCCGACTCCTCTGCCAATACAATTTCGTTGATCAGATAGCGTGTTGATGGATGCTCGCTCGCAAACCAGGGTAAAGTCGTACAGGTCAATTTAATCTGTAAAGCTTTTAGTAAAGACATAAAATCCCATACAGCGTAAACATGCCCTTCTGTAAAAGAACGTAGATTCTTGATCGTTTTGATCTTACGATACAAAGGGTGTTGCAATAATACCTCGCGTTCGGCAGCAATGTATTCATTAATTTCCGCAATTCTATTCATGGCGCAAAAGTATCGTCTTATCTTTATTTTTTAAAGTATTTTAAATGAGATTACAGTAGCATGATAAATTTACCGTCCAGCTATCCGCTTCATAACCAAATCAAAAACAACAACCTGCCCCCACTTTGACCTCCCTTGTACTGATTTTAACGCTCATTTACCCTTAAAAACAAAAATATTTTTTATAATAAAAAATAATCTACTATATTTGTAGAGTATTCAGAATTGCATGATGCAATACCAACCGAGTGCAGGCACCGCGGTGGTAAATTAATACGGGTTTCGACCAAAATAAACGTTGCAGAACGATTATTTTCCCACAAAGATCTGGATACAGTTTATGGTTTAATCCTTTAAATTTTTAAATTGTATGGCTACTACAACAAATCTTTACCAACACTTACTGGAAAAATTCAGTTATTATTCAACGGATGAACTCATACAGCTTAACAATGACACCATCTTAGGACAAGGCTGGGGATCATCAAAAGCTACCTTTAGAACAGCTTTGATCAGTACGTTCTCCAAAAGAGGACTGGATCTTTCCAACATCGTTTCTAAGGAAGACGGTTTTACCTCGGTGAAGCATGTCCCTGTACGCTTGGAACAGAATGTGTTGATCCCTTTACAGTAATCGTTATCACCGCCAAAAATAGCGCGCATCGAAAAGATTTCGTGCGCGCTGCTGTGGTTGGTTTAGGAAATTGCCGATCAGAAGAAGGCAAAAAGTCTTGTTATTTATAGTTTGGATTCTGAATCAGTATCCCTGCGCTTTTTTCAATTTCTGTTTGTGGTAATGGCCAGCGATAGAATTTATCTTCGAAATGATAGGGCACTTTACTGTCTTTGACCCCATTGAGTACGTCACCCGCGATATGCCAACGAATCAGGTCGTAATGGCGTAGTCCTTCAAAAGCAAGTTCGACTCTTCTTTCGTGGCGGATACGCTCGCGCATCTTTTCCTTGGTATAACCGGCAGGGAACCCTGGCATCTGAACCCGACTCCGCAAAGTATTCATGGCATCATAAACCGATTGATCAGGCCCGGCTATTTCATTTTGTGCTTCGGCGTACATCAATAATACCTCACCAAACCGCAGTATAACCGCATCCTGTTGGCTCAATGTTGAAAAACCAAAAGGTAGGTTGGCCGGATCCAAAAATTTCAGCACCCCATAACCTGTAGGCCGCGGATTGGACGGTGTATGGATCTTACCGCCGCCAAAATCAGGATGATCCACAAAAATTGTTTTGCTCAGGCGCGGATCCCTATCTTTGAACAGGTTGGTTCGGTCGGTCAACGGTGATTCACCAAAAGGCAAACCATCTTTGCATTCATAGGTATCCACCAGGTTTTGTAAAGGCGAAGCAGCAATCCAATCGCCTAGGTACATGTCCCAAGGGGCAGTATTATTCGGTGCCAGAAAATTGACCGAAAAGATAATCTCGGTATTATTCTTTTGTGTCGCATCGCGAAAGACATTTTCAAAAGCCGTACTCAGGGTATACTCTTTCATGATATCGGTACATAAGTCTTTTACCTCTTTCAAAATTGCTAAATCGGGCACTCCTTTGTCACCATAAGCCGCAAACAATAAAAC
The Sphingobacterium multivorum genome window above contains:
- a CDS encoding HlyD family secretion protein, yielding MKPKSRRTVVEAQLTRITNWLAAIVLLALLLWGANTLWMRVRYTYTNDAQVTQYINPIVSRVGGYVVSVHYHDHQLVKRGDTLLLIDNKEYKYEADQVAASVNKEAAEINVLHSQKEILQAEHESLRTSIAAGEARVTKQQLEYDRYNYLFQEKSATAQQLEDVKATLDVYKSELASLKHKLQASQERVHDVDMKKGVVDAERVRLTAAVGRKRLDVGYTVIRAPYDGQIGKRTIEKGQMISAGEVLGFIVNRETPTWVTANFKETQLRYLHLGNRVEVVADAYPDQKFYGKIISISPATGSAFSLLPPDNATGNFVKIVQRVPVRIELDKQRGAQQLLSGMNVNVSVSKKQP
- a CDS encoding TolC family protein, whose translation is MGLLVFTISDTFALDSLRMSLKDMIDKALQNSKYVEQSYLQLKESEVAVQQQRMELLPKISARASASYASNMPVYDQGLLNKPAQHDIIHYLYDSGLDFYLNLYNGHRDLMKIESKKLENELARIDWKNAAAQTKLEVCNLFLDLELSYSNKSLIEQDIADQRVQLQEIEHLYTAGVVLHSDVLRISLELSKRELLLVQIGHDIQAANQKLQLIGGITAEIIPLSEPFKVENPSYETLVAEARSHAFSLQKSEQEVVLKKLSVKQARSNYLPELGLTSTFTFANPQVFLYPYNPSWYNLSITGLKLNIPISAIYLNRNVVRGAQIALDRQQVKHHHEEEILENQLLQALLDYQLAIKQQDVCQNNKALALENARIIKNRYFKSSALITDLLDADMQYLKTLFDLETAHIALQKHYYFIEFLKGTI
- a CDS encoding DUF3050 domain-containing protein, coding for MNRIAEINEYIAAEREVLLQHPLYRKIKTIKNLRSFTEGHVYAVWDFMSLLKALQIKLTCTTLPWFASEHPSTRYLINEIVLAEESDEYIDGRRLSHFEMYLDAMDAMGADLHLVNKFIGHAKKSSDIFDVIATTTLDKRIKDFLNFTFEVIAEGEVHKIAAAFTFGREDLIPGMFTSILEEIKTNFPTANLDSFIYYFQRHIDLDGDEHGPLAMQMITDLAKDDDVKWAEMKEISKIALQKRIQLWNAIEDSLYG
- a CDS encoding RagB/SusD family nutrient uptake outer membrane protein; translated protein: MKKKFITALLLSGLFLGSCNSALDLNPLDQIASDNYFSKKSDFDNALAGVYASLQSETFSYGMPFRDCLTDNGYNQFNSGSVNEIVGGNLNPTTGGYETGIYNDAYVAIGRANRLIEKLQSYAGADINDAEKKKMEAEARFIRAFVYFQLYSIYGEVPLVLVSLNLENQRQPKESAENILKQIRADLDFGIANLAPKPYFNNGGHAAASSAKALKARVLLFAAYGDKGVPDLAILKEVKDLCTDIMKEYTLSTAFENVFRDATQKNNTEIIFSVNFLAPNNTAPWDMYLGDWIAASPLQNLVDTYECKDGLPFGESPLTDRTNLFKDRDPRLSKTIFVDHPDFGGGKIHTPSNPRPTGYGVLKFLDPANLPFGFSTLSQQDAVILRFGEVLLMYAEAQNEIAGPDQSVYDAMNTLRSRVQMPGFPAGYTKEKMRERIRHERRVELAFEGLRHYDLIRWHIAGDVLNGVKDSKVPYHFEDKFYRWPLPQTEIEKSAGILIQNPNYK